A DNA window from Seriola aureovittata isolate HTS-2021-v1 ecotype China chromosome 8, ASM2101889v1, whole genome shotgun sequence contains the following coding sequences:
- the tmx2a gene encoding thioredoxin-related transmembrane protein 2-A — MGLITGLCTFLYHFPQIYKWLLKPYYITSLFMTVAFLVVRKAPGLCEHLASQREDGNSCDFDWRELEILMFLSAIVMMKNRRAITLEQHIGNLFLFSKVANTILFFRLDIRLGILYLALCVAFVMTCKPPLYMGPEYIKYFSDKTIDEELQRDSRVTWIVEFYANWSSDCQSFAPVFADLSLKYNCAGLRFGKVDIGRYGEVSERYRVSTSPLAKQLPSLLLFQGGREIMRRPMVDNKGRAVSWTFNEENIIREFNLNELFQKAKKLNKGRGLKGEEHNGTQPGEGSDELHADAKTPEQPTESKKDQ; from the exons ATGGGTCTGATCACAGGACTCTGTACTTTCTTGTACCACTTCCCTCAGATTTACAAATGGCTGCTGAAACCGTATTATATCACCTCGCTCTTCATGACCGTCGCCTTCCTGGTGGTGCGAAAGGCTCCCGGTCTGTGCGAGCACCTGGCGAGCCAGAGGGAGGACGGCAACTCCTGCGACTTTGACTGG agaGAACTGGAGATTCTCATGTTTCTCAGTGCAATAGTGATGATGAAGAACAGGAGAGCCA TCACACTGGAGCAGCACATAGGCAACTTATTCCTGTTCAGTAAAGTGGCCAACACCATCCTCTTCTTCAGGCTGGACATTCGGCTCGGCATCCTTTACCTCGCATTGTGTGTCG CATTCGTCATGACCTGTAAGCCACCTCTCTACATGGGCCCAGAGTACATCAAGTACTTCAGTGACAAGACCATAGAT gaggagctgcagagggacAGTCGCGTCACCTGGATTGTTGAATTTTACGCCAACTGGTCTTCTGACTGCCAGTCCTTCGCTCCCGTCTTTGCCGACCTTTCTCTCAA GTACAACTGTGCTGGACTCAGGTTTGGGAAGGTAGATATTGGACGCTATGGAGAGGTTTCAGAGAG GTACAGGGTTAGTACTTCCCCTCTGGCCAAGCAGCTGccctcactgctgctttttcaaGGAGGGCGGGAAATTATGAGACGTCCAATGGTGGACAATAAAGGGAGAGCGGTATCTTGGACCTTCAATGAG GAGAACATCATCCGAGAGTTTAACCTCAACGAGCTCTTCCAGAAAGCCAAGAAACTGAACAAAGGTCGTGGTTTGAAGGGAGAGGAGCACAACGGCACTCAGCCAGGTGAGGGCAGTGACGAGCTCCATGCTGATGCTAAAACCCCAGAGCAGCCCACAGAGAGCAAGAAGGACCAGTGA
- the si:dkey-6i22.5 gene encoding polyamine-modulated factor 1, whose amino-acid sequence MEESDVATQKETVDNTCGGDPAEKQPNEATGEVSSQMSNPGSVHKPSEESGARYNRLKLFDKVMQKSLEKFIDHVSFNRFASTFRPLYKKNPQRMESIHKQFIEELRRTIKEDISRLIEEGRLEVKLNELDKLERAAKNNPDPAWRPSGVPEQDFCSFLMPYYQKQEAYMRLELKKIQAENAALAQKAQAGRESVAQTENRISAAVDEWKASVTEFESLASSLCPTDVFDV is encoded by the exons ATGGAGGAGAGCGACGTAGCAACACAAAAGGAGACTGTAGATAACACTTGTGGCGGAGACCCCGCTGAAAAGCAGCCTAATGAAGCCACGGGAGAGGTTTCCTCACAGATGTCAAACCCTGGGTCAGTTCATAAGCCGTCCGAGGAGAGCGGAGCTCGGTACAACAGGCTGAAGCTCTTCGACAAAGTGATGCAGAAGAGCCTGGAGAAGTTCATCGACCATGTTAG TTTTAACAGATTCGCCAGCACATTTCGTCCGCTGTACAAGAAGAACCCTCAGAGGATGGAGAGCATTCACAAGCAGTTCATAGAGGAGTTGCGGAGGACTATCAAG gAGGACATCAGCAGACTGATTGAAGAAGGCCGGTTAGAGGTCAAACTGAATGAGCTGGACAAACTGGAGCGCGCTGCCAAGAACAACCCAGACCCTGCATG GCGGCCCAGTGGGGTTCCTGAACAGGACTTTTGCAGCTTTTTGATGCCCTACTATCAAAAGCAGGAAGCTTACATGCGACTGGAGCTGAAAAAGATCCAAGCGGAGAATGCTGCACTTGCACAGAAGGCTCAGGCTGGCAGAGAGAGTGTGGCTCAGACTGAAAACCGGATTTCAGCAGCTGTTGATGAGTGGAAG GCATCAGTCACAGAATTTGAAAGTTTGGCGTCTTCTCTCTGCCCTACTGATGTCTTTGATGTGTGA